Part of the Candidatus Eisenbacteria bacterium genome is shown below.
CAGGAGGGAGAGCCCGGATCGCGTCTCGCCGCCGGCCGTCATGTCCCCTCTGCAACACGGATCGCCCGTGAGACGACGCGCGAAGAAAGACGGATGCCCCGACAGGCCATCATCCCCCCAGGTATGCCTCGCGCACGGCGGGATCGGTCGCGAGGGCGGCCGCCGGACCCGAGGCGACGATCCTGCCCGTCTCCAGGACATAGGCGTCGCTCGCGACCTGGAGCGCCATGTGGGCATTCTGCTCCACGAGGAGGATCCCTGTTCCCGTCCGGTTGATCTCGCGGATCGTGTCGAAGATCCCCTGCACGAGCATCGGAGCGAGCCCGAGGGAGGGCTCGTCCATCAGGAGAACGCGCGGGCGCGCCATCAGCCCCCGGCCGACCGCGAGCATCTGCTGCTCGCCGCCGCTCAGCGTCCCTCCGAGCTGATGGATCCGCTCCTTCAGGCGCGGAAAGAGATGGAAGACGCGCTCCAGATCCTTGCGGACTCCGTCGCGGTCCTTGCGCAGATAGGCGCCAAGCTCGAGGTTGTCTCCGACGGTGAGGTTCGCGAAGACGACCCTCCCTTCCGGTATGTGGACGATCCCCCTCTTCACGATCTCGTGGCTCGGCAGCTGATGAATCGGCTGCCCCTCGAACTCGATCAGGCCTGCCGAGGGACGGATGAGCCCCGAGATCGTCCGCAGGATCGTGGTCTTGCCGGCGCCGTTGGCGCCGATCAGGGTGACGATCGATCCCTCGGGGACGGTGAGCTCGACCCCCTTGACCGCATGGATCGCGCCGTACCGGATCTCGAGGGCGTCAATGCGCAGCATCGGCGGTCGCGGCTCCCAGGTAGGCTTCGATCACGCGCGGATCCCTCTTGATCGCGTCGGGCGTCCCCTCGGCGATCTTGATCCCGTAGTCGAGGACAGCGATCCGCTCGCAGATGCCCATGACGAATCGCATGTCGTGTTCGACGAGAAGAACGGTCAGGCCGAAGTCGCTGCGGATCTTGCGGACCAGCGCCATCATCCCTTCGGTCTCCTGGGGATTCATCCCCGCCGCCGGCTCGTCGAGGAGCAGCAGCTTGGGCGACAGGGCCAGGGCCCTCGCGACCTCGAGCCGGCGCTGATGCCCGTAGGGAAGGTCGGACGCGCGGGCGCCGGCGAACTCCTCGAGCGACA
Proteins encoded:
- a CDS encoding ABC transporter ATP-binding protein, producing the protein MLRIDALEIRYGAIHAVKGVELTVPEGSIVTLIGANGAGKTTILRTISGLIRPSAGLIEFEGQPIHQLPSHEIVKRGIVHIPEGRVVFANLTVGDNLELGAYLRKDRDGVRKDLERVFHLFPRLKERIHQLGGTLSGGEQQMLAVGRGLMARPRVLLMDEPSLGLAPMLVQGIFDTIREINRTGTGILLVEQNAHMALQVASDAYVLETGRIVASGPAAALATDPAVREAYLGG